Part of the Streptomyces europaeiscabiei genome is shown below.
ACCCGCCGCGGACGGGCGCACCTTCCGGCTGCCGCTCGACGGGGTGCGCCTCGGAAGGACGGACGACCTGCGGGTCGAGGCCGCAGGGCGCCGTCTGGACGCGGCCGGAGCGAAGGCCACGGCCCGTGAGCGCCGCGGACTCGACAGCCCGTCGGGCCCGTCGCGCCTGCCGCAGGCCGCGACCGTGAACAAGGTCGACCCCGGTGTGGCCGGTTCGTTCCGTACGACCAGCGGTGAGTACTCCCTGCCGTCGGTCCACCTGCCCGGCTACGACACCGACGTGGAGATGAAGGCCGTGGTGGTCGCACCGGAGGGCGCCACGGGCAGCCGCCCACTGGCGCTGTTCCTCCATGGCCGCCACGCCACCTGCTTCAAGGGCGACGACCTGACCCTCGAATGGCCTTGCCCGGCCGGCCACGAGGCGGTGCCGAGCTACCGCGGATACCTGCACGACCAGCAACTCCTTGCGTCCCAGGGCTATGTGACGGTCTCAATCTCGGCCAACTCCGTCAACGCCCAGGACTGGCAGGCCGACGACGCCGGCGCCCAGGCCCGCTCCTCGCTGATACGGCTGCACCTGGCCCACTGGGCGGACTGGGCCGCCGACCCGTCCACGGCCCCCGACGTCGTACGACGGGCGCCCCGCGCCGACCTCGGCCGGGTGCTGCTGGTGGGCCACTCCCGCGGCGGTGAGGGCGCCGACAGGGCCGCGCTGGACAGCCTCACCCCGCCGCCCGCCGACCAGGACGGCTACCACGGCCGAACCCGCTGGACGATACGTGGAACCGTCCTCATAGGCCCCACGATCTTCGGCCAGAACCCCGCACCCGATGTGCCGTCCGTGTCGATCCTGCCGGGCTGCGACGGAGACGTCATCGACCTCCAGGGCGAGTACTACGTCGACGGCACCCGTGGCGTCAGCCGCGGCAAGGCCCTGCACAGCGCGGTCTACATGACGGGTGCGAACCACAACTACTTCAACAGCGAGTGGACCCCCGGCCAGGCCGCGGCACCGGCCGACGACGACTTCTCCTACGGCGGTGACGAGCACGACCCGCTGTGCTCGCCGGGTACCGCCACCCGGCTCACCGCCGGGCAGCAGCAGAAGGCGGGCTCGACGTACATAGCCGCCGCGGCCCGGCTGTTCGTCGCCGGTGACGACCGGGTCCGCCCGCTGCTCGACGGGTCCCCCGCGCGTGCAGCCTCCGCCGGGCCCGCCCGCGTCCTCACGCACGCCGTCGGCGCCGCCCGCTCGGGGGCGTTCCTTCCCGCCTCCTCCGCCAAGGTCAGTGGCGGCCGGCTGTGCGCCCAGGTGGACCCGGACCCGAAGGTCTCCTGTCTGGACCCCTCCCTCAGGACCGCTTCCCCGCACTTCGCCCAGTGGCGGAGGGTGACCCCCGGCAAGGAGCCGGACCGGTACGCGCTGGCCATGAACTGGAGCCGCTCCGGCACCACCACCGAGCTCAGCCCCGCCCACCCGGTCTCCCTGCCCGGCGCGACATCGCTGAGCCTGCGCGTGATCGTCCCGCCGAACACCACCGGCACCGAGCTGGACGTCGCCCTCACCGACACCTCCGGCAAGCGGGCGAACCTCGGCCGGGTCCGCGTCGACGGCGTGCCGGGCACCTCCCGCACCTCCTCCTACTGGGCGCGTGAGGTCCGCGTACCGCTGTCCGCCGAGACCCGGGAGCGCATCGACCTCGGCCACGTCAGAACCCTGCACCTGACCCCGCGTACCGAGTCCGGGAAGGCATGGCTGGTGGACGCCTACGGCCGGCGCCCCGGCACCCCCGTCGTCGAGCCCGCCAAGCTGGCGCGCGTGGACGTCGGCAACCTGACCGTCAAGGAGGGCGACTCCGGCTCGCGTACCTACCAGGTGCCGGTACGGGTGTCCGGGTCGGGCAGCGGCGTGGTCCGGCTGTTCGTGGACGAGCCGGGCAGTGACTTCCCCGTCGTGCGCACGGTGAAGGTCCGGGCGGGCACCCGCGTCGACGTACCGGTGACGGTCGAGGGCAACACCCGCTACAGCTCCGACACGGACCACCGGGTGGCCGTCAAGACCGTACGTGGCGCGGTGGTCGGCTCCTTCCTGGGCGGCGTCACCGCGCAGAACGACGACCCCCAGCCCACGGTGACCATGACACCGGTCGTGGACCAGGTCACCGAGGGGCAACCGCTGGTCTGGCGGATCACCCTCTCCGCCGCCGCCGACGTGGCCATGTGGACGGACCTGCAGATGCTGCCCGTCTCCGAGGGCGCCGAACTGTCCACCGAGGACGTCCCCGCGACGTGGCTGGACGAGCACTTCGGGGCCTCGCCGGATCCCGAGCGACCCCTGTCCGCGGTGTCGGACGGCGCGCTGCTCATGTCCGAAGTGCCCGCGGGCAGCCTGAGCATCGACATGTCCGTGCCCACCGTCACCGATCAGCTGAGCGAGGACACGGAGTCGCTGCGGCTGCGTCTTTGGACCTACGACGCCGACGGGGAGGCAGTCGAGGGCCCGGAGTTCACCGGCACGGTACGTGACGCCTCCTAGCGGAACACCCGTGCCGTACAAGGTTCCATGACGTGTCGTCGGCCCTCCCGCTCCCGGCGGGAGGGCCGACGACACCGCCACGCCGCCCACCGCCACGCCGCCCACCGCCACGCCGCCCGCCGCGACGGCTCTGATCGGACTCCGGCAACCGGGCGGGCGCCGTCCCTGGTCCGGGCGACCGTACGTACGTCCACGAAGTTCGCCCGGACAGGTCCTGGTGCTGCGACCGGCGTGGTTCGCCGGGCTGATGGGCGGGGAAGCGGCGGTGCCGATCGGGAGGCGTTTCGAACAGCCGCTGCGTAGGGTCTGCCGGATGACGCTCTCTCATGATGTGGCCGGAGACGGTCCGGTGCTGGTGCTGTTGCATTCCGGGGTGTGTGACCGGCGGATGTGGGATGCCCAGTGGCCGGCCTTGATCGACGCCGGTTACCGCCCGGTGCGCTGCGATCTTCGGGGCTTCGGTGAGACCCCAGCGCCGGACCGGCCTCACAGCGACGCCGAGGATGTGCTGGCCCTCCTGAACGGTCTGGGCATCGCGCAGGCGGCACTGGTGGGGTCCTCGTACGGGGGGCAGGTCGCCTTGGAGATCGCCGCGCGCTGGCCGGATCGGGTGAGCGCCATGGGGTTGATCTGTTCCGCCCTGCCCGGTCATGAACCTTCTGCCGAATTGAGTGCGCTCGGGGAGCGCGAGGAAGCGCTGATCGAGGCGGGGGACATCGGCGGCGCGACGGAACTGATGGTCGAAACCTGGCTCGGCCCGGACGCCGACGACACCGCCCGCGAGATGGTACGCCAGATGCAGCGGCACGCCTTCGAGCTGCAGCTGGCCGCCGCTGAGGAGTTCGAGCCGGTCGAGGCCGTGGTTGATCTGGCGGCAATTCAAGCGCCCTGCCTCGTCCTGTCGGGCGCGCATGATCTGGCGGACTTCCGACAGATCGCTGCCCGACTGCCGCGTCTGCTCGCGAACGCCGACCACGTCGAACTGCCATGGGCAGGTCACCTTCCCAGCCTGGAGCGGCCATCGGCCGTTACCGATCTGCTGATCGGCTTTCTCAAGGAGAGAGTCCCTGCCGGTTGAGCCTGCTCGCGGCCCGTCCTGTCATGCGGCGTTGAGGAGGGGGCGTCCACCAGGTGATCTCGCGGCGGGCCGGCAGACGGCGCAGGGCCTCGCGGCCGATCCGTATCGGGCGGGCGACCCGCCCACCGAGGGTCCAGGCAGCCGAGCCCGATCTCGTTGGCGTGATGGACGGGTCAGCCGCTTCCGGCCGTGGCAGAGCCGGCGTGCCGACGGGGCGGCGGGCCCGGTTACTCCCTCAACGCGCCCATCGCCCGGTCGAGCAGCACGGCCAGCGGGACAGTACCCTCACAGGCCACCCATCCCGTGGCGGCGACATCCAGGCAGGCGAGCGCGGCGGCGGCCAGTGCGCTCGGTCTGGTGTCCTCGGGCCGGTCAGGGCTGGTCCCCAGCCGCCGGGCGATCTCCGGCAGCAGCAGTTTTTGCCAGCTCAGTTGCTTCTCGTAGTGCCGGGCGCGCAGTGACGGGGTCTCCTGGAGCATGCGCAGATAGCTGAGTGCCTGCTCGGGCGCCTGGTCGTTCATCCGCGTGAGGACGTCGAACGACCGGCGCAGTGCCTCCCAGGGCCGTTCGTCATCGGGGCGGGCGGCGAGCGCCTCCGTGATCTGGCGGCCGGATTCCGCCAGGCGTCCCAGGACGATGTCTTCCTTGGTGCCGAAGTACCGGAACAGACTGGCGCGCGACAGGCCCACCTCGCCGGCGATCTGGTCGACGGTCGTCCGGTCGAACCCCTGCTCGGTGAAGAGCCGGTGCGCCACCTCGACCACCTCGGCCTGAACCGTCGCACGCATGCGCTCACGCAAGCCGGGCGGCTTGCGTGCGGGCTGGTCGGCGGTACGGGCGGTCTCGGCCATACGAAAAGGGTACAGCAAGGGCTCAATTTGATACTCAGTATCAGGCCGTAGGCTGCGCGGGGTCGTGGCCGCCTCCCTGCCTGCCTGCCCGGGCAGGCAGGCAGGGAGGCGGCGACCCGATGCAGGCCACGGACCGAACCCACACCCCACGGCACCTGCCGGACCTGCCGGACCTACTGGCACTTCGGGCCGTTCAACGCCTCGGTCGGCGAGGCCGCAGCCGCCCGCTGCGGACGTGCGCACGCTCGCCGACCGCTCCCGTGGTTGCGGGGGCGTGCGCCGGCCTGGCCGGCGCTGCCGACGCACGGCTATGCGGCGTCGCCCTGGGCCTGCGTGGCGACGTCGGCCCATTCCTCCCAGGTCTTCAGTCGCTCGGCGTAGACCTGTGGGACGAGGTGGAGCGGGGCGGTGCCGAAGAAGGCCCGCAGGGGCGGGTTGTCGGCGTCAACGATCCTCAGCAGGGCCGCGCCGGTGGCGGCCGGATCGCCGGACTTGATGTCACCCCAGGCGGCGGCGACGGCCGCGCGCAGCTCGTCGTAGGCGGGCAGTTGCGCGGCGAAGGTGGCGGAGGAGCCGGCCCAGTCGGTTTCGAAGCCGCCGGGCTCGACCAGGGTGACCTTGATGCCGAAGCCGGCGACCTCCTGGGCGAGGGCCTCGGTCAGGCCTTCCAGGGCCCACTTGGAGGCGTTGTAGCCGCCCAGGTTGGGGAAGGAGACGACGCCGCCGACCGTGGATATCTGCACGATGTGGCCGCTGCCCTGGGCCCGCAGAAGGGGCAGGGCGGCCTGGGTGACCCACAGGGCGCCGTAGAAATTGGTCTCCATCTGCCCGCGGACCTGCTGTTCCGTCAGCTCCTCGACCGCGCCGAACAGGCCGTAGCCGGCGTTGTTGACGACGACGTCCAGGCGGCCGAAGTGCTCGTGCGCCCGCCGGACGGCCTCGAACGCGGCGGCCTTGTCGGTGACGTCCAGCTTCAGCGGCAGGATCGCCGCGCCATGGGCGGTCACCAGGTCCGCCAGGGAGTCGGTGTTGCGGGCGGTGGCCACGACCTTGTCGCCGCGCTCCAGGGCCGCCTGGGCGAACTGGCGGCCGAAGCCGCGCGACGAGCCGGTGATGAACCAGATCTTGCTCATGAGAACACTCCTGTTTGCAATGAAGTCTTATTCAGAGACTCTATACCCATGTGAGACTGAGTATCAAGATGAGTGGTGGGGTCGATGCTGTACGCTGCTCCGCACCAGCGAGGCCCGTTCGGCAACTGGAGGACAGAGATGTCTTCGCATGTGGTGTCCGGTGACCAAGTGACGTCCGGACTCGACCGGCGTACCGAGCTGAGGGAGTTCCTGCGTTCCCGCAGGGCCCGGCTCAGGCCCGAGGACGTGGACCTGCCCTCGTACGGGCGGCGGCGGGTTCCCGGGTTGCGGCGCGAGGAGCTGGCGCAGTTGGCGGGGGTGTCGTACGCGTACTACGCACGCCTGGAACAGGGATACGGCGACACCATGTCGGCAGAGGTGCTGGACGCCGTCGCCCGCGCCCTGCGTCTGACCGAGGAGGAGTGTGGCCATCTGATCCGGCTGGCCCAGCCCGACCGGCAGAGCACGACGCAGCCCGTGCCGCCCCCGCAGCGACTGCGGCCCACCGTCCAGCACCTGATCGACACGCTCGGCGTGCCCGCCTATGCCGTAGGCCGGCGCATGGACATCCTGGGGTGGAACCGACTCGCCGCCGCCGTCTTCGGGGACTGGGGCCAACTGCCGCCCGAGGAGCGCAACGTGGCCCGGCTGGCCTTCCTCTCGCCCGAGGCGCGCAGCCGCTTCGCCGACCCGGAGCGCGTGGCACTGAGGGTCGCCGGCGTTCTGCGCATGAACGCCGGCAAAAGTCCCGGTGACGCACACTTCTCCTCCCTGATCCAGGAGTTGTCGCAGAAGAGCGAGGAGTTCCGGCGGCTGTGGGCACGGCACGACGTGAGCTGCGGAATCGTCGGCGAGACCGTGCGGATGCGGCACCCGCTGGTGGGGGAGTTCGACCTCGTCCACGAACCCATGACGCTGCCCGGGGGCGCCCCTATGCGGCTGATGACCTACTCCGTCGAGCCGGGATCCCGGTCGGAGGAAGCCCTGCGGATGCTGGCCAGTTGGGAGATGGAGCAGCTGCGCTGAGACCTGGGACCCATGACACGATGCGCCGACCCGGTCATCGGTACCGTCCCTGAACTTCTGGTGTTTCCGGATGGGCACCTCGGGCTTGAGGTCGCCGGCCGGTTTCCTGCGGGCTACGAAGGCATCTCCTCGGTGCGGACACGGCACGGCGACCACGAATGCCGGATCTCCCACCTCGTCGTCACCGCCCCGGTGCATCGCGTCGAGGGCGCGCACCGGGTGGTTCCCCAGGCCGTCGACGTCCGCGCCCGCGTCCTGACCGGGGTGCTCATGGGCTCGGTCGGCGGCCATGGCTCCGTACCTCTCTGTCTGCCCTGCCACTGGGTCAGCCCCCGATCGCCGACATCGGTCTCTCCGGCTGGACGAACGAGGGATCGTCCAGGCCCGAACCCGCCTTCTTGCTCCACATCGCCGTCCGCCAGATCCGGGCGATCTCCTCGTCGGGGACGGCCGAGCGGAGCGCGGCACGCAGATCTGTCTCCTCGCGGGCGAACAGACAGGTGCGTACCTGGCCGTCGGCCGTGAGGCGGGTGCGGTCGCAGGCCGCGCAGAAGGGGCGGGTGACCGAGGCGATCACGCCGACGCGGCGCGGGCCGCCGTTCACGAGCCAGCGCTCGGCCGGGGCGGAGCCGCGCTCCTCGTCGCCCTCGGCAGTGAGGTCGAAGCGGGTGCGCAGGGAGGTCAGTATGTCGTCGGCGGTGATCATGCCGTCGCGCTTCCAGCCGTGCTGGGCGTCCAGGGGCATCTGCTCGATGAAGCGCAGCTCGTAGTCGTGCTCGACCGCCCAGGCCAGGAGGTCGGGAGCCTCGTCCTCATTGAGCCCGGGTACCAGGACGGAGTTGACCTTGACGGGGTTCAGTCCGGCGGCGCGGGCGGCTGCGATGCCGTCGAGGACGTCCTGATGGCGGTCCCGGCGGGTCAAGGTCCTGAAGACGTCCGGGCGCAGGGTGTCCAGGGAGACGTTGACCCGGTCCAGGCCCGCGGCCTTCAGGGCCGTCGCCGTGCGTTTCAGGCCGATGCCGTTGGTGGTGAGGGACATCCGAGGGCGCGGGCCGAGGGCGGCGATCCGCTCGACGATGCCGACCAGGCCGGGGCGCAGCAGGGGCTCGCCGCCCGTGAAGCGGACCTCCTCGATGCCGAGGGAGGTGACCGCGATGTCGATCAGGCGGACGATCTCGTCGTCCGAGAGCAGGTCGGGCTTGGCCAGCCACCGCAGGCCCTCCTCGGGCATGCAGTAACTGCAGCGCAGATTGCAGCGGTCGGTCAGTGAGACCCTCAGGTCGGTGGCCACCCGGCCATGGGTGTCGATGAGCACGTGGGGCCTCTCCTCAACGCCGATCGGATTCTTGTGGCTCGTGGCTCGTGGCTCGTGGCATGTGGCTCGTGGCTTGTGGCTCGTCTGTGAGCGGGCGACGACTCGGCGCGCGCTGTCATACGGCCAGGAGTTCGGCCGGAGATGGCATCCGGGCCGCGGGGACGGACCTGTGGATGGGACCGGGGACGCGGGACAGAGGCAGGCCGGTGCCGTTGTTGGAGTGGGCGATGATCTCGGCGGTGATGGAGATCGCTGTTTCCTCGGGTGTGCGGGCGCCGAGGTCGAGCCCGATCGGTGAGTGCAGGCGCGCGAGGTGCTCATCGCGCACACCGGTCTCCCGCAGCCGGTCCAGGCGGTGTTCGTGGGTGCGGCGGGAGCCCATGGCGCCGATGTAGCCGACGGGGAGGCCGAGGGCGAGGCGGAGGAGGGGGATGTCGAACTTGGCGTCGTGGGTCAGGACGCAGATCGCGGTGCGGGCGTCCACCTGCGTGCCCTCCAGGTAGCGGTGGGGCCAGTCGACGACCACCTCGTCCGCGTGCGGAAAGCGGGCGTGGGTGGCGAAGACGGGGCGGGCGTCGCAGACGGTGACCCGGTAGCCGAGAAAGTGTCC
Proteins encoded:
- a CDS encoding alpha/beta hydrolase; the protein is MIRVSRVTAAVAAVLALALVSPGAALAVPEPDPGLPSAPASAGRLPEGWRTTGSGESAELVWRSPEKVPVGDAQVEFRSGERLLGTPRPAADGRTFRLPLDGVRLGRTDDLRVEAAGRRLDAAGAKATARERRGLDSPSGPSRLPQAATVNKVDPGVAGSFRTTSGEYSLPSVHLPGYDTDVEMKAVVVAPEGATGSRPLALFLHGRHATCFKGDDLTLEWPCPAGHEAVPSYRGYLHDQQLLASQGYVTVSISANSVNAQDWQADDAGAQARSSLIRLHLAHWADWAADPSTAPDVVRRAPRADLGRVLLVGHSRGGEGADRAALDSLTPPPADQDGYHGRTRWTIRGTVLIGPTIFGQNPAPDVPSVSILPGCDGDVIDLQGEYYVDGTRGVSRGKALHSAVYMTGANHNYFNSEWTPGQAAAPADDDFSYGGDEHDPLCSPGTATRLTAGQQQKAGSTYIAAAARLFVAGDDRVRPLLDGSPARAASAGPARVLTHAVGAARSGAFLPASSAKVSGGRLCAQVDPDPKVSCLDPSLRTASPHFAQWRRVTPGKEPDRYALAMNWSRSGTTTELSPAHPVSLPGATSLSLRVIVPPNTTGTELDVALTDTSGKRANLGRVRVDGVPGTSRTSSYWAREVRVPLSAETRERIDLGHVRTLHLTPRTESGKAWLVDAYGRRPGTPVVEPAKLARVDVGNLTVKEGDSGSRTYQVPVRVSGSGSGVVRLFVDEPGSDFPVVRTVKVRAGTRVDVPVTVEGNTRYSSDTDHRVAVKTVRGAVVGSFLGGVTAQNDDPQPTVTMTPVVDQVTEGQPLVWRITLSAAADVAMWTDLQMLPVSEGAELSTEDVPATWLDEHFGASPDPERPLSAVSDGALLMSEVPAGSLSIDMSVPTVTDQLSEDTESLRLRLWTYDADGEAVEGPEFTGTVRDAS
- a CDS encoding alpha/beta fold hydrolase, with product MTLSHDVAGDGPVLVLLHSGVCDRRMWDAQWPALIDAGYRPVRCDLRGFGETPAPDRPHSDAEDVLALLNGLGIAQAALVGSSYGGQVALEIAARWPDRVSAMGLICSALPGHEPSAELSALGEREEALIEAGDIGGATELMVETWLGPDADDTAREMVRQMQRHAFELQLAAAEEFEPVEAVVDLAAIQAPCLVLSGAHDLADFRQIAARLPRLLANADHVELPWAGHLPSLERPSAVTDLLIGFLKERVPAG
- the moaA gene encoding GTP 3',8-cyclase MoaA, which produces MLIDTHGRVATDLRVSLTDRCNLRCSYCMPEEGLRWLAKPDLLSDDEIVRLIDIAVTSLGIEEVRFTGGEPLLRPGLVGIVERIAALGPRPRMSLTTNGIGLKRTATALKAAGLDRVNVSLDTLRPDVFRTLTRRDRHQDVLDGIAAARAAGLNPVKVNSVLVPGLNEDEAPDLLAWAVEHDYELRFIEQMPLDAQHGWKRDGMITADDILTSLRTRFDLTAEGDEERGSAPAERWLVNGGPRRVGVIASVTRPFCAACDRTRLTADGQVRTCLFAREETDLRAALRSAVPDEEIARIWRTAMWSKKAGSGLDDPSFVQPERPMSAIGG
- a CDS encoding TetR family transcriptional regulator; amino-acid sequence: MAETARTADQPARKPPGLRERMRATVQAEVVEVAHRLFTEQGFDRTTVDQIAGEVGLSRASLFRYFGTKEDIVLGRLAESGRQITEALAARPDDERPWEALRRSFDVLTRMNDQAPEQALSYLRMLQETPSLRARHYEKQLSWQKLLLPEIARRLGTSPDRPEDTRPSALAAAALACLDVAATGWVACEGTVPLAVLLDRAMGALRE
- a CDS encoding helix-turn-helix domain-containing protein, translated to MTSGLDRRTELREFLRSRRARLRPEDVDLPSYGRRRVPGLRREELAQLAGVSYAYYARLEQGYGDTMSAEVLDAVARALRLTEEECGHLIRLAQPDRQSTTQPVPPPQRLRPTVQHLIDTLGVPAYAVGRRMDILGWNRLAAAVFGDWGQLPPEERNVARLAFLSPEARSRFADPERVALRVAGVLRMNAGKSPGDAHFSSLIQELSQKSEEFRRLWARHDVSCGIVGETVRMRHPLVGEFDLVHEPMTLPGGAPMRLMTYSVEPGSRSEEALRMLASWEMEQLR
- a CDS encoding SDR family oxidoreductase; this translates as MSKIWFITGSSRGFGRQFAQAALERGDKVVATARNTDSLADLVTAHGAAILPLKLDVTDKAAAFEAVRRAHEHFGRLDVVVNNAGYGLFGAVEELTEQQVRGQMETNFYGALWVTQAALPLLRAQGSGHIVQISTVGGVVSFPNLGGYNASKWALEGLTEALAQEVAGFGIKVTLVEPGGFETDWAGSSATFAAQLPAYDELRAAVAAAWGDIKSGDPAATGAALLRIVDADNPPLRAFFGTAPLHLVPQVYAERLKTWEEWADVATQAQGDAA